Proteins encoded by one window of Chondromyces crocatus:
- a CDS encoding hybrid non-ribosomal peptide synthetase/type I polyketide synthase yields MSSDDERSDALDIAIVGMAGRFPKAKDLDAFWRNLREGIEGISFFDEAELTAMGVRPEVIRDRRFVKAAPVLDDVDRFDASFFGFSPKDAAIMDPQHRVFLECAHHALEHAGYDPATHPGPIAVYAGTSLSTYLLFNLLPSPAFEDLEDSFQLMLGNDKDFLSTRVSYKLGLRGPSVDVQTGCSTSLVAVHLACQTLLSYQCDMALAGGVSVHLPQRTGYFHEEGGIVSPDGHCRAFSAEGQGTIFGSGAGVVVLKRLEDALADGDTVHAVIKGSAINNDGSLKIGYTAPSIEGQAEVVARAHAVAEVDAATITYVEAHGTGTVVGDPIEVAALTRAFRATTQETQFCALGSVKSSIGHLDAAAGIAGLLKTSLSLRHREIPPSLHCEPLNPRIDFESSPFYVNAELRAWEAGATPRRAGVSSFGIGGTNAHVILEEPPPAMASMEATPWQLLLLSARTPSALERMTEELAMHLEREPAVNLADVAYTLQVGRQGHTHRRVLVCKDREDAIGVLKGADAARVFTAFQPSGSRPIAFLFPGQGTQYPRMAQGLYEQEPLFRRHVDRCAEILRPELGLDLRRLLYPAPGGEEHARRALDRTELTQPALFVIEYALACFWMDLGVRPEALIGHSIGEYVAACLSGVLSLEDALSLVVVRGRWIQQLPPGAMLSVALPEAQVRALLGARLSLAAVNGPSLCVVAGTSEDVERLERQLAEAGTETRRIHTSHAFHSAAMDVLVERFTERVRQTTLHAPRIPYVSNVSGTWITEGEATDPRYWAHHLRQTVRFGDGAATLLKLQDAILLEVGPGRTLGTLIRQQLAASASQVVVGSLRHPQDGVPDRAFLLSTLGSLWLAGVSPSWHVLQEGTQRRRIPLPTYPFERQRYWIDPQGPLGEAGKGRASTRAASTRQLWIPFWKPAVRATRAGEVAAGRGAEDGTESATGRWLVFLDEGGWAERIAARLRHLGHEVVCVIAGAAFCQVDAHTFRIDPHDPGGYELLVDALQAAGALPSGILHAWSIDPEDVVGTCPRGVVDGASWVVRALGPRCAPQPLRVVVVSRGAQSVTGEEALVPAWAALQGLGDVVPREHPNVTWQNVDVALPASGSWQAEQLVEELLRDCLGPDEAGFLAYRGGRRWTRDVEPVVGERTASRGATLREGSVYVVVGGASAPGLACAEHLARTVRARLSVLVPAGFPERGAWDGWLAAHGEAEPVSRCVQRLMALEGTASELLVLGVEVEDATALSAALCRVEAHFGALHGVVCVPGAASDVAGQGAVQEAPEGVWGHVARMGRGIDALACALGERRLDVCLVGASEASVPGDVGLAARAAASGYLEAFAHVQARRGAAWWVSVDEEPGQVLAEALEHVLTLRGTPRVVVSTEDLRENGAVSVRSPRLQFVGTPVEGSGEGAALQHPRPSVRTAYVAPRDERERMLAGIWQALLGIQEVGVHDDFFELGGHSLLATQLASRMRDAFQVEVVLGSLFDTPTVAGLSGVVARLQAEPAVEGAARHARIPVLSREGDAFQLSFAQQRLWFLDQFEPGIAAYHISESVRLRGPLDLAAFRGSLSEVVCRHESLRTTFAVVGGEPVQVVAEVLTLEVPLTDLGELSEAAREATVRERVVDEANRPFDLASGPLLRAHLFRLAPEEHVLLLTVHHIVADGWSMGVLIQEMVALYEAACASRPAPLSPAKVQYVDFSAWQRTWLQGERLDAQLDHWKRALAGSSGVLDLPTDRVRPAVRTYRGARHFFALPTSMVRGLGALSQREGVTLFMTLLAAYQILLHRYARQDDVLVGSPIAGRSRTEIEGLIGFFVNTLVLRGDLSGDPTVRTLLSRVREVAQGAYAHQDLPFEMLVEALRPERDLSRTPLFQVMFALQSTLLPEREVAGLRLHREALDTRSAKFDLLLELYEGKEQLSGWLEYNADLFEAATIARIVEHYQAILEGFVARPEQRISELELVTAAERRQIVEAWNATAVAYPSASLHGLVEAQAARTPEAEAVVFETQRLTYRALDQRANQLARHLHALGVTRETRVGVHMERSVEMVVALLGILKAGGAYVPLDPEYPAERLAFMLDDARIAVLLTQTSLQGALPVNDTAVIALDTAWASVAERSAEPLQDETLPDQSAYVIYTSGSTGRPKGVVNTHRGICNRLQWMQEAYGLTVDDRVLQKTPFGFDVSVWEFFWPLLSGACLVVARPGGHRDSGYLVQVIAEERITTVHFVPSMLQIFLEEDDLAPCRSLARIVCSGEALPVTLAERCLSRLQVDLHNLYGPTEAAVDVSAWACAAGETRRVPIGRPIANIQLYVLDRSGRLCPVGVPGELHIGGVGLARGYLGRPGLTGDRFVPDAFSDEPGARLYRTGDLVRLLPDGALDFLDRIDFQIKLRGFRIELGEIEAALQAHPGVREAVVVVRRDEAGLQALVAYLVQSGAVAPALGDLRASLRARLPEYMIPAGLVFLERMPLNASGKIDRRALPAPALGRRVSEASYAPPSTALERQVATIWQEVLELDRVGLHDNFFDLGGHSLRMVQVRSRLQEVLPKPVSIVELFQYPTIAALLAYLDERHDQRAVVQQSQSRAEARRESLGQLARGRQRPRTARKA; encoded by the coding sequence ATGTCCAGCGACGACGAACGGAGCGATGCGCTCGACATCGCGATCGTCGGCATGGCGGGGCGCTTCCCGAAGGCCAAGGACCTCGACGCCTTCTGGAGGAATCTGCGCGAGGGGATCGAGGGGATCTCGTTCTTCGACGAAGCGGAGCTCACGGCCATGGGGGTGCGGCCGGAGGTGATCCGCGATCGGCGCTTCGTCAAGGCGGCGCCGGTGCTCGACGACGTGGATCGCTTCGACGCCTCGTTCTTCGGCTTCTCACCGAAAGACGCGGCGATCATGGATCCGCAGCACCGCGTCTTCCTGGAGTGCGCGCACCACGCCCTCGAGCATGCCGGATACGATCCGGCGACCCATCCCGGGCCGATCGCGGTCTACGCGGGGACGAGCCTGAGCACGTACCTGCTCTTCAATCTGCTCCCGAGCCCCGCGTTCGAGGATCTCGAAGACAGCTTCCAGCTCATGCTGGGCAACGACAAGGACTTCCTCAGCACGCGGGTGTCGTACAAGCTCGGCCTCCGCGGTCCCAGCGTCGACGTTCAGACGGGGTGCTCGACATCGCTCGTCGCGGTCCACCTCGCGTGCCAGACGCTGCTCAGCTACCAGTGCGACATGGCGCTGGCGGGCGGGGTGTCCGTCCACCTGCCGCAGCGCACCGGCTACTTCCACGAGGAGGGCGGGATCGTCTCGCCCGACGGGCATTGCCGCGCGTTCTCCGCCGAGGGGCAGGGGACGATCTTCGGGAGCGGGGCCGGGGTGGTGGTGCTCAAGCGCCTGGAGGACGCGCTCGCCGACGGGGACACGGTGCACGCCGTGATCAAGGGCTCGGCGATCAACAACGATGGCTCGCTGAAGATCGGCTACACGGCGCCGAGCATCGAGGGGCAGGCCGAGGTCGTGGCGCGGGCGCACGCGGTGGCCGAGGTCGACGCGGCGACGATCACGTACGTCGAGGCGCACGGTACGGGGACGGTGGTGGGGGATCCGATCGAGGTGGCGGCGCTGACCCGCGCGTTCCGCGCCACCACGCAGGAGACGCAGTTCTGCGCGCTGGGATCGGTGAAGTCCAGCATCGGGCACCTCGACGCGGCGGCCGGGATCGCGGGGCTGCTCAAGACGTCGCTCTCGCTGCGGCACCGGGAGATCCCGCCGAGCTTGCACTGCGAGCCGCTCAACCCGAGGATCGATTTCGAGAGCTCGCCGTTCTACGTCAACGCCGAACTCAGGGCGTGGGAGGCAGGGGCGACGCCGCGCCGGGCAGGGGTGAGTTCGTTCGGGATCGGGGGGACGAACGCGCACGTCATCCTGGAGGAGCCGCCGCCGGCCATGGCGTCGATGGAGGCGACTCCCTGGCAGCTCTTGCTGCTGTCGGCCCGGACGCCTTCGGCCCTGGAGCGCATGACGGAGGAGCTCGCCATGCACCTGGAGCGCGAGCCCGCCGTGAATCTGGCCGACGTGGCCTACACGCTCCAGGTGGGCCGTCAGGGCCACACGCACCGTCGGGTGCTGGTCTGCAAGGATCGTGAGGATGCGATCGGTGTGCTGAAGGGGGCCGACGCGGCGCGGGTGTTCACGGCGTTCCAGCCGTCGGGGAGCCGTCCGATCGCGTTCCTGTTCCCCGGGCAAGGGACGCAGTACCCGCGCATGGCGCAAGGGCTCTACGAGCAGGAGCCGCTGTTCCGGCGGCACGTCGATCGCTGCGCGGAGATCTTGCGGCCGGAGCTGGGGCTCGACCTCCGGCGGCTGCTGTACCCGGCGCCCGGTGGCGAGGAGCACGCGCGGCGTGCGCTGGACCGGACGGAGCTGACCCAGCCCGCGCTGTTCGTGATCGAGTACGCGCTCGCGTGCTTCTGGATGGACCTCGGCGTGCGGCCCGAGGCGCTGATCGGCCACAGCATCGGCGAATATGTGGCGGCCTGTCTGTCTGGGGTGCTGTCGCTGGAGGACGCGCTGTCGCTGGTGGTCGTCCGAGGGCGCTGGATCCAGCAGCTGCCGCCGGGCGCGATGCTCTCTGTGGCGTTGCCCGAGGCGCAGGTGCGCGCGCTGCTCGGTGCGCGGCTGTCGCTCGCGGCCGTGAACGGACCGAGCCTCTGCGTGGTCGCGGGTACCTCGGAGGACGTCGAGCGGCTGGAGCGGCAGCTCGCCGAGGCGGGGACGGAGACACGGAGGATTCACACCTCGCATGCGTTCCACTCTGCCGCGATGGACGTTCTGGTGGAGCGCTTCACCGAGCGCGTCCGGCAGACCACGCTGCACGCGCCGCGGATCCCGTATGTGTCGAACGTCTCCGGGACGTGGATCACCGAGGGAGAGGCGACCGATCCGCGTTACTGGGCCCATCACCTCCGCCAGACGGTGCGCTTCGGGGACGGGGCCGCGACGCTGCTGAAGCTCCAGGACGCCATCCTGCTGGAGGTGGGGCCAGGCAGGACGCTGGGCACGCTGATCCGCCAGCAGCTCGCCGCTTCGGCGTCGCAGGTGGTGGTGGGGTCGCTGCGCCACCCGCAAGACGGGGTGCCGGACAGGGCCTTTCTGCTGTCGACGCTGGGATCGCTCTGGCTCGCTGGCGTGTCGCCGAGCTGGCATGTGCTGCAGGAGGGGACGCAGCGGCGGCGGATCCCTTTGCCGACGTACCCGTTCGAGCGTCAGCGGTACTGGATCGACCCGCAGGGCCCGCTGGGGGAGGCGGGCAAGGGCCGCGCGTCGACGCGGGCGGCATCGACCAGGCAGCTCTGGATCCCATTCTGGAAGCCGGCCGTGCGCGCGACTCGGGCAGGGGAGGTGGCAGCAGGAAGGGGCGCCGAGGACGGGACGGAAAGCGCGACGGGGCGCTGGCTCGTGTTCCTCGACGAGGGCGGCTGGGCCGAGCGGATCGCAGCGCGGCTCCGGCACCTCGGGCACGAGGTCGTGTGTGTGATCGCGGGGGCGGCGTTCTGCCAGGTGGATGCGCACACGTTCCGCATCGACCCGCACGACCCCGGGGGGTACGAGCTGCTGGTCGATGCGCTGCAGGCGGCGGGGGCGCTTCCTTCGGGGATCCTTCACGCCTGGAGCATCGATCCCGAGGACGTGGTCGGGACATGCCCGCGCGGGGTCGTCGACGGCGCCTCGTGGGTCGTCCGCGCCCTGGGGCCACGCTGCGCGCCGCAGCCGCTGCGTGTCGTGGTGGTCTCACGGGGAGCGCAGTCGGTCACGGGGGAGGAGGCGCTCGTCCCGGCGTGGGCCGCGCTGCAGGGGCTGGGGGACGTCGTCCCGCGCGAGCACCCGAATGTCACCTGGCAGAACGTCGACGTCGCGCTGCCGGCGTCAGGGTCGTGGCAGGCCGAGCAGCTCGTCGAGGAGCTCCTGCGCGATTGCCTGGGGCCCGACGAGGCAGGTTTCCTCGCGTACCGAGGGGGGCGCCGCTGGACACGGGACGTCGAGCCCGTGGTCGGTGAGCGGACGGCGTCACGGGGAGCGACGTTGCGGGAGGGGAGCGTCTACGTGGTCGTCGGTGGGGCGAGCGCGCCTGGTCTCGCTTGTGCGGAGCACCTGGCCCGGACCGTGCGCGCGCGGCTTTCCGTGCTCGTGCCGGCAGGATTCCCGGAGCGAGGTGCGTGGGATGGGTGGCTTGCGGCGCATGGCGAGGCGGAGCCGGTGAGCCGTTGCGTGCAGCGGCTCATGGCGCTGGAGGGCACGGCGTCGGAGCTGCTCGTGCTGGGGGTCGAGGTCGAGGACGCGACGGCCCTGAGCGCGGCGCTGTGCCGGGTGGAGGCGCATTTCGGGGCGCTGCACGGGGTGGTCTGCGTGCCGGGGGCGGCGTCGGACGTGGCAGGGCAGGGCGCCGTGCAGGAGGCGCCCGAGGGGGTGTGGGGTCACGTCGCGCGGATGGGGCGCGGGATCGATGCGCTGGCGTGCGCGCTGGGGGAACGACGCCTCGATGTGTGCCTGGTGGGGGCGTCGGAGGCCTCGGTGCCAGGAGACGTCGGCCTGGCCGCTCGGGCGGCGGCGAGCGGCTACCTGGAGGCCTTCGCGCACGTGCAAGCGCGGCGGGGGGCAGCGTGGTGGGTGAGCGTGGATGAGGAGCCCGGGCAGGTGCTGGCGGAGGCGCTGGAGCATGTGCTGACGCTGCGGGGGACGCCTCGGGTCGTCGTCTCCACCGAGGATCTGCGGGAGAACGGTGCGGTGTCGGTGCGGTCGCCGCGCCTCCAGTTCGTCGGGACGCCCGTGGAGGGGAGCGGAGAAGGAGCGGCCCTCCAGCACCCGCGGCCCAGCGTGAGGACGGCTTACGTCGCGCCGCGAGATGAGCGCGAGCGGATGTTGGCCGGGATCTGGCAGGCGTTGCTCGGCATCCAAGAGGTCGGCGTGCATGACGACTTCTTCGAGCTGGGTGGTCACTCCTTGCTCGCGACCCAGCTCGCCTCGCGCATGCGGGATGCGTTCCAGGTCGAGGTGGTGCTGGGGAGCCTGTTCGATACGCCGACGGTGGCGGGCCTCTCGGGGGTCGTCGCGCGTCTCCAGGCCGAGCCGGCCGTGGAGGGGGCCGCTCGTCATGCGCGGATCCCTGTGCTGTCGCGCGAGGGTGACGCCTTCCAGCTCTCGTTCGCGCAGCAGCGTCTGTGGTTTCTCGATCAGTTCGAACCGGGCATCGCCGCTTATCACATCTCCGAGTCCGTCCGGCTCCGAGGACCCCTGGATCTCGCGGCGTTTCGGGGGAGCCTGTCCGAGGTCGTCTGCAGGCACGAGTCGCTGCGCACGACGTTCGCCGTGGTGGGCGGGGAGCCGGTGCAGGTCGTCGCCGAGGTGCTGACGCTCGAGGTGCCGCTCACGGATCTGGGAGAGCTTTCGGAGGCGGCACGAGAGGCGACGGTCCGGGAGCGGGTCGTGGACGAGGCGAACCGTCCCTTCGATCTGGCCTCGGGGCCGTTGCTTCGGGCGCACCTGTTCCGGCTCGCGCCGGAGGAGCACGTGCTGCTCCTGACGGTGCACCACATCGTGGCCGATGGGTGGTCGATGGGGGTGCTGATCCAGGAGATGGTGGCGCTCTACGAGGCGGCGTGCGCCAGCCGTCCCGCCCCGCTCTCGCCCGCGAAGGTCCAGTACGTGGACTTCAGTGCGTGGCAGCGGACCTGGTTGCAAGGCGAGCGCCTCGACGCCCAGCTCGACCACTGGAAGCGTGCGCTCGCAGGCAGTTCGGGGGTGCTGGATCTGCCGACGGATCGGGTACGCCCCGCGGTGCGCACGTACCGGGGCGCGCGCCATTTCTTCGCGTTGCCGACGTCCATGGTGAGGGGACTCGGCGCGCTGAGCCAGCGGGAGGGGGTCACGCTGTTCATGACGCTGCTCGCGGCGTACCAGATCCTGCTTCACCGCTACGCCCGGCAGGACGACGTGCTGGTGGGGAGCCCCATCGCGGGGCGGAGCCGGACGGAGATCGAGGGGCTGATCGGTTTCTTCGTGAACACCCTGGTCCTGCGGGGCGACCTGTCGGGCGATCCCACCGTGCGCACCTTGCTTTCGCGGGTGCGAGAGGTCGCTCAGGGCGCGTACGCACATCAGGATCTCCCGTTCGAGATGCTGGTGGAGGCGCTGCGGCCGGAGCGCGATCTCAGCCGGACGCCGCTGTTCCAGGTCATGTTCGCGCTGCAGAGCACGCTCCTGCCGGAGCGGGAGGTCGCCGGGCTGCGCCTGCACCGCGAGGCGCTCGATACCCGCTCGGCGAAGTTCGACCTCTTGCTGGAGCTGTACGAGGGGAAGGAGCAGCTCTCCGGCTGGCTCGAGTACAACGCCGATCTCTTCGAGGCGGCGACGATCGCGCGGATCGTCGAGCACTACCAGGCGATCCTGGAAGGCTTCGTGGCGCGGCCCGAGCAGCGCATCTCCGAGCTGGAGCTGGTCACGGCGGCGGAGCGACGGCAGATCGTGGAGGCCTGGAACGCGACGGCGGTCGCCTACCCGTCGGCGTCGTTGCACGGGCTCGTCGAGGCGCAGGCCGCGCGGACGCCAGAGGCCGAGGCGGTGGTCTTCGAGACGCAGCGGTTGACCTACCGCGCGCTGGATCAGCGCGCCAACCAGCTCGCACGACACCTCCACGCGCTCGGGGTGACCCGGGAGACGCGGGTGGGGGTACACATGGAGCGGTCGGTCGAGATGGTGGTCGCGTTGCTCGGGATCCTCAAGGCCGGCGGCGCTTACGTGCCCCTCGACCCGGAATACCCGGCCGAGCGCCTCGCCTTCATGCTCGACGACGCGCGGATCGCCGTGCTCCTGACGCAAACGTCGCTCCAGGGGGCGCTCCCCGTGAACGACACCGCGGTGATCGCGCTGGATACCGCGTGGGCCTCCGTGGCGGAGCGCTCGGCGGAGCCGCTGCAGGACGAGACGCTGCCCGATCAGAGCGCGTACGTGATCTATACCTCGGGCTCGACGGGGCGCCCCAAGGGCGTGGTCAACACCCACCGGGGCATCTGCAATCGCTTGCAGTGGATGCAGGAGGCCTACGGGCTCACGGTCGACGATCGGGTCCTCCAGAAGACGCCCTTCGGCTTCGACGTGTCCGTCTGGGAGTTCTTCTGGCCTCTGCTCAGCGGCGCGTGCCTTGTCGTCGCGCGCCCCGGGGGCCACCGGGACAGCGGCTACCTGGTGCAGGTGATCGCAGAGGAGCGGATCACGACGGTGCACTTCGTCCCCTCGATGCTCCAGATCTTCCTGGAGGAGGACGATCTCGCGCCGTGCAGGAGCCTCGCCCGCATCGTGTGCAGCGGCGAGGCGCTGCCAGTCACGCTGGCGGAACGGTGCCTGTCGCGCCTCCAGGTGGATCTGCACAACCTGTACGGGCCGACCGAGGCGGCCGTCGACGTGAGCGCGTGGGCCTGCGCGGCGGGGGAAACTCGGCGGGTACCGATCGGGCGGCCCATCGCCAACATCCAGCTCTACGTGCTGGATCGGTCAGGGCGGCTCTGCCCCGTCGGGGTTCCTGGAGAGCTCCACATCGGCGGCGTGGGCCTCGCGCGTGGCTATCTGGGTCGGCCGGGTCTGACGGGGGACCGGTTCGTCCCGGATGCGTTCAGCGACGAGCCTGGCGCGCGGCTCTACAGGACCGGCGATCTGGTGCGCCTGCTGCCGGACGGGGCGCTCGATTTCCTCGATCGCATCGACTTCCAGATCAAGCTCCGCGGCTTCCGCATCGAGCTGGGCGAGATCGAGGCGGCGCTGCAAGCCCATCCGGGCGTGCGCGAGGCCGTGGTGGTGGTGCGACGCGACGAGGCAGGCCTGCAAGCGCTCGTGGCCTACCTCGTCCAGAGCGGGGCGGTGGCGCCTGCCCTCGGGGACCTGCGCGCCTCGCTCCGGGCGCGCTTGCCCGAATACATGATCCCGGCCGGCCTGGTCTTCCTGGAGCGGATGCCCCTCAACGCGAGCGGCAAGATCGATCGGCGCGCCTTGCCGGCGCCGGCGCTGGGGCGGCGCGTGTCCGAGGCGAGCTACGCCCCGCCGAGCACGGCGCTGGAGCGCCAGGTGGCCACGATCTGGCAAGAGGTGCTGGAGCTGGATCGGGTCGGGCTCCACGACAATTTCTTCGATCTCGGCGGTCACTCGCTGCGCATGGTGCAGGTCCGGAGTCGGCTCCAGGAGGTCCTGCCGAAGCCCGTCTCCATCGTCGAGCTGTTCCAGTATCCGACGATCGCGGCGCTCCTCGCCTACCTGGACGAGCGCCACGATCAGCGCGCGGTCGTGCAGCAGAGCCAGAGCCGGGCCGAAGCGCGCCGCGAGTCGCTCGGGCAGCTCGCGCGCGGGAGGCAGCGGCCGAGGACGGCGAGGAAGGCCTGA